AATGTTGCAACCGAAGGCGAGCCGGGCGCCCCAACCCATCAGCACGCCGCCCAGCACCGCCCCCGCAGCCGTGCGGACCCGCACGCGCCGCAGGTAGGGCCGCGGGAACCGGCCGGCAACCGCAGCCGCCAACAACGCCCCCAGGATGGCGCCGAGATCCATCACCGTCGTGACGTCCGCCCAGACGGACGTCCGGAGCGCCTGGGCGTTGGCCGGAATGCGCCAGTAGGCCCAGGCCCCAGGAGAGCCGCCCAGGGCGCCGAAGGCCTTGGCGGCGAGGAGGGCGAAGGCGGAGGTGATCCCCCAGGGGCGCCCCGCCACCAGCAGCGTCAGGAAGTTGGCCACGGCCAGACCGGCGGCGCCCGCCGCCAGCGACCAGCCTGCGCGACCGGCCATCTTCCCGCTTCCCGGCAGGACCAGAATGCGGACCGCCTCGCCATACCGGCGCCGCTCCAGAACAAGGGTGAGAGCCGCCACCCCGCCCGCCAGCACCAGCTGGACGGCGACCGCGCCCGCCGGCCCCAGCGAGTGCAGCAGCAGCACCGCCGGAAGGTGGGGGGCCGCCATCCACCGGTCCCAGCGGTAGGTCCCCAGGAGCGAGCCGGCCAGGAAGCCGCCCAGGGTCAGCAACCCCCGCACGTCGCCTCCGCCCGTGTGGTAGAGCGTACCGGAGGCGCAGGCGTCCGCCGTCTGCATGCCCAGTCCGAAGGCGAAGGAACCGACCAGGAGCGCCACTCCCAGCGGGGTCGCGTAGCCGCTGACCGCCCGGCCGAAGGCCTGACCCGAGAGGAGGAGGGGAAGGAAGAGGAGCGAGGTCAGCACCACCAGGAGCATCTGCGCCCGGATGGCCGCGCCGCGTCGCTCGAGACGGATGGAAACGAGGCGGCGCAGGAACGTCGAGCGGGTGGCGGAGTCTCGCCAGCCCGGGCCCGGGTACCCGGACCGCCCAAGGCTGGCGCTACTCCTTCACCCCGACCACCCAACCCGCCCCTTGCGGCGTCACCAGCAGGCGGTCGCCCGGGCCCAGGCAGGGGACGCGGCTCATCGCGTGGGTGTTCTCGACGGTCAGCACACCGCCGCGGACAAGGTCGATCACGTCCGTGCAGTGGCTGAGCCCTTCCGCGTCCGGCGCGCAGTTGAAGTCGGCGCGGACCACGCCCTCCTCGCTTCCGCTCAGCGTGCCGTCGAGGATCCTCAACACGTACCTCCCGTCCGCACCGTTACGCTGCCAATCCGAGACGACGGGTTCGGTCGGCCCGGTGGCCGGCCGGCTCTGGGTCCACGCCCAGGCCGCCAGGCCGATCGCGAACGCCAGCGTGACGAAAAGGACGGCCCATCTGCGCTGCAACGGCGTCTCCCCCTGTTCCGGCCCATGCCTTCGGGCGCCGGCGTGCCGCATCGGCCGGCCGTCAACCCCAGTCTAGCAGTCTCACTCCCGTCGCCACCGCCAGGAGGGGCAAGGAAGCAGCCGCAGCCCGCGCGGCTCTTCCCCTTCCCTCGTCAGCCCTGCGCGGGCGGCGCCGCCGGCTGCCACGTGCGCCCCCCGTCCCGGGTGCGCAGGAGGAGCGTCGCGCCGGCTCCTTCCTGCGGATCGGGAAGCAGCGCCCAGCCCGTGGACGGGTCGACGAAGTCCAGCTGCTGGACGCCGGCCAGGCTCCGATCCGGGTGGACGGCGCTCCAGGTGCGGCCGCCGTCGTCCGTCCGGTAGAGCGTCGTCCCGTCGGTGACGACGGCCTCTCGGGCGTCGATCAGGTGGAACTGGGGCGGCCCCTCCGCGGAGGCCGCCAGCCGGACGGGGGTCGAAGGCGCCCAGGTGGCGCCGCCGTCCTCCGTGGCGTATAGGACGAGGAGGCGGTTCTCGAAGAGGACGGGCAGCACGCCCCGGCCGCCGGAGGCGAAGAGCGGCGGGTAGCTGGTGGCGGCGCCGCCGTCGGCGCTCAGGCCGGCGGGTACCGGCAGCGGCTGGCGCGACCAGCTCTGGCCGCCGTCCGCGGTGCGGTAGAGGAGGATGCCCCGCCCCGCCCAGACGCCGGTGAGCCAGGCGTGGCGGGCGTCGGCGAAGGCCGCGCCGCTCTTGATGCCGGCGAAGACGGAGAGGCCGGGCCCGCCGGTGGCGCCCGGGTGGGCGCCGACCACCTCCTGCCAGCTGGCGCCGCCGTCGCGGGAGAGGAGGAGCGTCACCGCCTCGCTTCCTGCGCCCGCGCCCTGGTGGAGGAGGATCCAGCCCGTCCGCCGGTCGACGAAGCGGACCTGCGCGAAGCCGGCCATGCCGAGCGGGCTCGCCGTCCAGCTCCGGCCCCCGTCCTCGGTCCGGTAGAGGACGACCGGCCGGCCGGGGTCCCGGGGCTGGGAGACCACCCAGGCGTGGCTGGCGTCGAGGAAGGCGCCGTCCCAGCCCGTCACCCCCGCCCCGGCGCCGGCCGGCGTCACGTCCCACCAGGAGGCGCCGCCGTCCGCGGTGCGGAGGATCATGCTGCCGGCGACGGCCCAGCCGCGGAGAGCGTCGACGAAGCGGACCTGCAGGAGATCCCGGATGCGGAGCGGCTCGGCCGCGCCTCCCCCGGGGACGGCGGACGTTGCGCTCCCCGGCGAGGAGCCCGGCGGCCGCTTCGATCCCGCCGGCGCGCGGCTCGCCGGACCGGTGGCGCAGCCCGCCGCGAGCCAGACGGCCAACAGGAGGAGGCCCGCCCTCCGCACCAGGAAGCCCCGCCTCGCCCTCGCCATCCCCCGTCTCCTTTCCTCCCCGCACCGGCGCCCGCCTCAATACTCGCCTTTGATCACAAAGAAGGAGCCACGAACGGTGCC
This window of the Bacillota bacterium genome carries:
- a CDS encoding YeeE/YedE family protein, which codes for MLLVVLTSLLFLPLLLSGQAFGRAVSGYATPLGVALLVGSFAFGLGMQTADACASGTLYHTGGGDVRGLLTLGGFLAGSLLGTYRWDRWMAAPHLPAVLLLHSLGPAGAVAVQLVLAGGVAALTLVLERRRYGEAVRILVLPGSGKMAGRAGWSLAAGAAGLAVANFLTLLVAGRPWGITSAFALLAAKAFGALGGSPGAWAYWRIPANAQALRTSVWADVTTVMDLGAILGALLAAAVAGRFPRPYLRRVRVRTAAGAVLGGVLMGWGARLAFGCNIGAFVSGVASFSLHGWVWFAFALLGSRLGVKLRPLFGYAA